In the genome of Bacteroides mediterraneensis, the window TCATCCAATACCAGTCCGTCACGGTTTCCCAGGATATTGGTAGAGAACCATCCGGAAAGGCCCAGGCAACGCGTACCGATAATCGGCGCAAAGCCCGATTTCACCAAAGTCTGTCCGGTCTTGAAGTCCTTGCCAGCAATCGGCATCCTGTTCTTTTCAGCCAGTTCCCACATGGCCGGAATGTCAACCGTAGTATTCGGTGCCCCCATGATGAACGGAGCTCCTTCCACCAAAGCCGCATACGCATAACACATAGAAGGAGCCACATGTTCCCGGTCGTCCTGCTTCATGGCGTTTTCCAAAGCAGACAAAGTGCCATGCACTTCTTCAGAAACCGGCACATAAATTTCAGTGGAAGCAGCCCACAACACCACCACACGTGAACAATTATTTTCTGCCTTAAACTTGCGGATATCTTCCCGCAATTGTTCCACCATCTCCCAGCGGGTTGCACAATCCTTCACATTGTCCCCATCCAACCGTTTGGCATAATTGTGGTCGAAAGCGGCCTTCATCGGCACAATCTTCTCCAGTTCTTCTTTTACCGGACGGATGTCTTTTTCACGCAAGACTTCACAATTCATGGCCGATTCATAGGCATTGGCCGGATATACATCCCAGGCACCGAACACAATGTCATCCAGCTTGGCCATCGGAACAATTTCACCATAATGCAGGTATTTCTTTTTCTCTCCGCGTCCGACACGAATCTTATCATACTGTGTCATAGCGCCTACCGGCTTTGCCAGCCCCTTACGCACCATTAAAACTCCGGTCATAAATGTGGTAGCCACAGCTCCCAGACCCACACATAATACACCCAGCTTACCTTCAGCGGGTTTCACATTCATTTTTTCCATTTCTAAATTTCTTTTTTTTCTTTCACTTTTCTTCCTTTCCCGGAATCCATCACTCTGAACTCACGAAAAAAGACAAACTGCTCAAAGTTAAACTTTTGTTTGATTAAACCAGCACTTTACTTCCTCTTTTATTGGAATATACGTAAAAATAAGACACAAATTCAGAAGAAAAAGCCATCAACTGTTTCCTCAGAGAGTAAAATTATCCGTATCTTTGCAAACGCATAAAAAGACAAACCAACCCATGAATGATATTTGTTGCATCGGACACATTACATTAGACAAGATTGTGACTCCAAAACAAACTACTTACATGCCGGGAGGCACCTCATATTATTTCTCTCACGGCATCCGTCGGTTACATGACTTCAAAAACTACAAACTGGTCACAGCGGTTGCACCCAGCGAATACGGTATCGTGGAAGAAATGAGAAAGGAAGGTATCCAAGTGGAAGTCCTCCCAAGCCGTCATACGGTGTACTTCGAAAATACATACGAAGAAAACCAGGATAACCGCTCCCAGCGTGTACTGGCAAAGGCGGACCCTTTTACGGCAGATGCCCTCAAAGATGAAAATGCACGCATCTTCCATCTGGGAAGTCTGCTGGCGGATGATTTTCCATTGGAAGTAGTCAAAGAACTGGCGCAAAAAGGTACCTTGGCCGTGGATGCGCAAGGATATTTGCGGGAAGTGAAAGGCGAACAGGTATATCCTGTTGACTGG includes:
- a CDS encoding inositol-3-phosphate synthase yields the protein MEKMNVKPAEGKLGVLCVGLGAVATTFMTGVLMVRKGLAKPVGAMTQYDKIRVGRGEKKKYLHYGEIVPMAKLDDIVFGAWDVYPANAYESAMNCEVLREKDIRPVKEELEKIVPMKAAFDHNYAKRLDGDNVKDCATRWEMVEQLREDIRKFKAENNCSRVVVLWAASTEIYVPVSEEVHGTLSALENAMKQDDREHVAPSMCYAYAALVEGAPFIMGAPNTTVDIPAMWELAEKNRMPIAGKDFKTGQTLVKSGFAPIIGTRCLGLSGWFSTNILGNRDGLVLDEPANFHTKEVSKLSTLESILVPENQPDLYSNYYHKVRINYYPPRNDNKEGWDNIDIFGWMGYPMQIKINFLCRDSILAAPLCLDLVLLSDLAARAGRYGIQRFLSFFLKSPMHDYTEGEIPVNHLFQQYVMLKNALREMGGYEADEEID
- a CDS encoding PfkB family carbohydrate kinase, with protein sequence MNDICCIGHITLDKIVTPKQTTYMPGGTSYYFSHGIRRLHDFKNYKLVTAVAPSEYGIVEEMRKEGIQVEVLPSRHTVYFENTYEENQDNRSQRVLAKADPFTADALKDENARIFHLGSLLADDFPLEVVKELAQKGTLAVDAQGYLREVKGEQVYPVDWHEKKKALKYIDILKVNEHEAEVLTGFKDPQQAARQLAQWGVKEVLLTLGSLGSLIYAEGKFYKIPAYAPKEVVDATGCGDTYVLGYLYMRNKGASYAEAGCFAAAMSTIKLEKSGPFSGTEEEVWHILQTDKAKPEVLAAQ